Proteins from a single region of Ochotona princeps isolate mOchPri1 chromosome 27, mOchPri1.hap1, whole genome shotgun sequence:
- the TEX52 gene encoding testis-expressed protein 52: MTPERPSHRATLLAGRPRRKMASNPQRSLRGPSYPSRVREPFLRMVHAQESLPTSQTWTEREFFLPGESWELPGFKRQAYHKLAHKPPPCTGIKSKVRHRLLHPWKDTNQHTWGFHTWLDVGRLPATFPSQPNQPYTSNVWRWLTHSDAHRHLPAGPPIPPPSWLGPNSFLSFIGYTPIFLDANRKHEVIFMTMKELQEAEKLRLRSEARAPPLDVHGNILPPANFKKYKHISSGGRFEPQGLQLMPNPLPNPLAWGWPCPNSLPHYQEKVLKLGLLPSAPLSQDLVRDYQILLKDRMTLPLCHLSNAQLDKTSARKRERNPGDI; the protein is encoded by the exons ATGACACCAGAAAGGCCTTCACACAGAGCTACCCTCCTggctgggaggcccagaagaaaaaTGGCCAGCAACCCACAGAGATCACTCAGAGGGCCAAGCTACCCATCTCGAGTCAGAGAACCTTTCCTGCGG ATGGTCCATGCCCAGGAGTCCCTCCCGACTTCCCAGACATGGACCGAGCGCGAGTTCTTCCTCCCTGGAGAGTCCTGGGAGCTGCCTGGCTTCAAGCGGCAAGCCTACCACAAGCTGGCCCACAAGCCGCCCCCCTGCACGGGGATCAAGTCCAAAGTGCGTCACCGGCTCCTCCACCCCTGgaaggacacgaaccagcacaccTGGGGCTTCCACACCTGGCTGGATGTGGGGCGTTTGCCTGCCACCTTCCCATCacagcccaaccagccctacaCAAGCAACGTCTGGCGCTGGCTGACCCACTCTGATGCCCACCGCCATCTCCCAGCGGGGCCTCCCatcccccctccctcctggctggGACCCAACAGTTTCCTGAGCTTCATCGGCTACACCCCCATCTTCCTGGATGCAAACCGGAAGCACGAGGTGATCTTCATGACCATGAAGGAGTTGCAGGAAGCTGAGAAACTCAGGCTGCGGAGTGAGGCAAGGGCGCCCCCACTCGATGTCCATGGCAACATCTTGCCCCCTGCCAACTTCAAAAA GTACAAGCACATATCTTCTGGTGGAAGATTTGAACCACAGGGCCTGCAGCTCATGCCCAACCCACTGCCTAATCCTCTCGCCTGGGGCTGGCCCTGCCCCAACTCTCTGCCTCATTACCAGGAGAAGGTGCTGAAGCTGGGCTTGCTGCCCAGCGCACCCCTGAGCCAGGACCTTGTAAGGGATTACCAAATCCTGCTGAAGGACCGCATGaccctgcccctctgccatcTCTCCAATGCGCAACTGGACAAGACTTCCgccaggaagagggaaagaaatccCGGTGACATCTAG